One window from the genome of Bacillus sp. (in: firmicutes) encodes:
- the thiD gene encoding bifunctional hydroxymethylpyrimidine kinase/phosphomethylpyrimidine kinase: MKIFKALTIAGSDSGGGAGIQADLKTFQELDVFGMTAITALTAQNTLGVQGVYPIPIEGIQQQLDSIGTDLVPDAVKTGMLFNSEIIKAVAGKIKAFKWTNLVVDPVMIAKGGASLLQEEAIVALKEYLLPLATVVTPNIPEAEVLSGRRISSLEERKEAAKLIYNLGSKNVMIKGGHDNNEQMIDLLYDGHHFLEYEGKRIATKNTHGTGCTFSAAITAELAKGKSINSALTVAKSFIQAAIEDDLLIGSGHGPTNHWAYKKRGVPSL, translated from the coding sequence ATGAAAATTTTCAAAGCACTTACAATAGCTGGATCAGATTCTGGTGGGGGAGCAGGGATTCAAGCAGATTTAAAAACCTTTCAAGAGCTTGATGTGTTTGGCATGACCGCGATTACAGCACTTACCGCACAAAATACACTGGGGGTACAAGGTGTGTATCCGATACCTATTGAGGGAATTCAGCAGCAGCTTGATTCGATTGGAACAGACCTAGTACCTGATGCAGTAAAAACAGGAATGCTTTTTAATAGTGAAATCATTAAAGCTGTAGCAGGAAAAATAAAGGCTTTTAAGTGGACTAATCTCGTTGTTGATCCTGTTATGATTGCGAAAGGTGGAGCATCATTATTGCAGGAAGAAGCAATCGTTGCTTTAAAGGAATATTTATTACCACTGGCAACCGTTGTTACCCCTAACATACCAGAGGCTGAAGTGCTTTCTGGTAGAAGAATTTCATCACTTGAAGAGCGAAAAGAGGCTGCAAAGCTTATTTACAATCTAGGTTCTAAAAATGTCATGATTAAAGGTGGTCATGACAACAATGAGCAAATGATTGATCTTTTATATGATGGTCATCATTTCCTCGAATACGAAGGTAAACGAATTGCAACAAAGAATACACATGGAACAGGCTGCACATTTTCGGCAGCGATTACTGCCGAACTGGCAAAAGGAAAATCGATTAACTCCGCTCTTACAGTAGCGAAAAGTTTTATCCAGGCGGCTATTGAGGATGACCTACTGATTGGCTCAGGGCATGGACCGACCAATCATTGGGCTTATAAGAAAAGAGGAGTTCCAAGTTTATGA
- a CDS encoding ATP-binding protein, with product MKEFTIIFNDFACYKYLRNGISDFIKDMIPHNSTLIEVALNEAVNNAIKHGNKKRIIVKLKIHKNRKLTIRVKDRGQGFQVYETLQKGVDASLAAEIDYSLLKESGRGLLIMNQIMDKVIYNKQGNDVILIKNLAKMK from the coding sequence ATGAAAGAATTTACAATTATATTTAATGACTTTGCTTGCTATAAATATTTGCGGAATGGTATAAGCGACTTCATAAAGGATATGATTCCCCATAACTCCACTTTAATCGAGGTTGCCTTAAATGAAGCTGTTAATAATGCAATTAAACATGGAAACAAAAAAAGAATCATTGTAAAACTTAAAATTCATAAAAACAGAAAACTAACCATTCGCGTAAAAGATAGGGGCCAAGGATTTCAAGTATATGAAACATTGCAAAAAGGGGTGGACGCAAGTCTCGCAGCAGAAATCGACTATTCATTATTAAAGGAATCTGGGAGAGGTTTATTGATCATGAATCAAATAATGGATAAAGTCATTTATAATAAACAAGGGAATGATGTCATCTTAATAAAAAATCTGGCTAAAATGAAATAG